The Faecalibacterium sp. I3-3-89 sequence AGTATTTGGGCAGGCGCTTGATGACGGGCAGGGAAGCTTTGCCGGGAGTATTCATAGGGAGTTCTCCTTTCTTTTTGTCCGCAGGATCGCCGGGGGGAGAGGTGCGCAGCGGCAGGGCGCTCCGGCAAGGAATAGATGTGTACTTTTCCGTACAATAATGATACTTATTTGACAATCTTATCTCTAGTATAAAGTATACATCGTGAAGCGAGAATGTCAAATCCTTTGGCGCAATTTTTTGCAAAAGCAAAGAAATCTTTGCCGAAGCATAACCGACAGGAATGCCGGACAAGCTGAAATGAAGCAAAAAGGAGGGCGCAGAGAATGGCACAGGAAGAGAAAAATATCCCCGTGGAGCAGCAGCGATTGGAAAAAGAGCAGATCGAGGACATGGGCAGCGTCTACCGCACCCGGGGCGCTCACGCCATCCACTGTCTGACTGTCATCGGGCAGGTGGAGGGCCATGTGGAAGCCCCGCAGGGCCAGAAGACCACCAAGTATGAGCACGTCATCCCCCAGCTGGTGGCTGTGCAGGAAGACCCTGCCATCGAGGGGCTGCTGGTGCTGCTCAACACCGTGGGCGGAGATGTGGAGGCCGGGCTTGCGCTGGCCGAACTCATCGCCAGCATCTCGAAGCCCAGTGCGGCGGTGGTGCTGGGCGGAGGCCACTCCATCGGCATCCCGCTGGCCGTCAGCGCCCAGCGGAGTTTCATCGTGCCCACCGCCACCATGACGGTCCACCCCGTCCGCCACTCGGGGATGATCTTGGGCGTACCCCAGACCATGCGCTGGTTCGAGCAGATGCAGGAGCGGATCACCGGCTTCGTCGCGGCCCACAGCGGCATCTCGGAAAAGCGGTACACCGAGCTGATGATGCGCACCGGCGAGCTGGTCATGGATGTGGGTACCGTGCTGGACGGCCGGAAAGCCGTGCGGGAAAAGCTCATCGACGAGCTGGGCGGGCTGTCGGATGCGCTGGCGTGGCTCTACCGAGAAATCGAGGGGAAATAAATTGCCATTTGACTTTTCCCGTGGTACAATGAAAGAATCGAATCGTATCGGGATTCTTCCATCGTCACCGACAGAGCCGCCTCGGGCGCGCCCTGCTTCTATATATAGGATAAGGAACGGGTTTTAGGGATCATGGCAAAAAGAAAACGCAGAACTTCCGCGCGGGGCAGCGCCTCGCGCCGCAAAAAACGGTCGCAGGACCGGATGCCAGCGGGGCTTGTCACCCTGTTCGCAGGGCTGGTGCTCATGGCGCTGGCCTTCGTGCCGGGCAGCTCGGCATGGCGCACGATGCACGACGTTCTGTTCGGCCTGTTCGGCTGTGGAAGCTTTGTGGTGGGGGCGGCGCTGTGCTATCTGGCCATCCTCTACACCCGGGGCGAAGACCTCCTGCCCCACATCGCCAAGCTTATGCTGGGCCTTATCTTCGCCAGCGGCACGGTCATCGTCTTTTCGGACATCCCCACCGACCAGACCGCCGCGCAGATGACCGCCGCCTGCTATCAGAATGGGATGAGTGCATGGCTCTCGGGCGGCGCACTGGGCGCTGTGCTGGGCGGGACGCTCCTGCTGCTCTGCGGCAGACCTGCCGCTAACTTGGTCATGGCGGCGCTGGCGGCCTGCGCCAGCCTGTACATCTTTGACATCACCCCCGCCGAGTGCTGGCAGTGGCTCTGCAATGTGGGCGGCAGCGTCCACGAAAAGGGCCTCGCGGTCCACGAGCAGAACGCCGCCCGCCGTGCCGAGCGCCTTGCGGCCCGCGCGGCAGAAGAGGCCGAAGCGGAGGAGTACGATGGGTATGACGACGACTTCCCCGAGGACGAGGAAGACTACAGCGAAGAAGAGCCGGAGGCTCCGGCGTTCCACATCCAGCCTCCCGGCTGGCTGGCGGGCGTTTTCCACTGGGGCCATCAGATGATGCAGGGCGGCGGGCCGGCCGCACCTGCGCCTGCCGAACCTGCGCCTGCCGAACCTGCCCCGTCTCAGCCCGAGCCTGTCCCGGTGCAGGTGGAAAAGCCCCGGCCCCGCGCCCCCTTTGACATCGACCTCGGCCCGGACCATACGACCGTCACCGAGGGCGGCAGCGAACCCATCGAGCCGATCATCCTCGGCCCCGGCGGGACCTTTGGGATGGACCCGCTCCACCGTGCACCCATCCGCGCCACCGTGACCCCCATCGTGCCGGATGCGGTGGACACCGCCGCCGAAGATTTCTTTGCGGCCCAACCGGAACCGCCTGCCGCGCCGACCGTGACGCCCGCTGCCCCGGTGGAAGAGACCGAAACTCCGGAGCCGCCGCTCTCCTTCGGCATCCCGCTCTATGAGCCGACGCCTGCGCCGGAGGCTGCCCCACAGCCGGTCAGCGCCGAGAATGCGGCGGCCTTCCGCTCGGAGCCGGATGAGGACGGCTGGATCAGCATCACCAGCGAACCGGTGGAGGAAAAAGACCTCAACACGCTGGTGGCGGCGGCCATGGAAAAGCCCGCCGTCTCGGAGGAGCAGGCCGCGAAGGCCCCTGCAGAGGAGGCCGAGACGGAAGAGAGCTTCCAGTATCAGTACCCCTCCATCGAGTTGTTCGAGCGTGCTCCCGACGAGGGCGACCCCGGCGCGGAGGATGAGCTGAAGGCCAACGCCCAGAAGCTGGTGGACACGCTGGAGAGCTTCGGCGTCCGCACCCGTGTGCTGGACATTTCCCGCGGCCCGTCGGTCACACGGTATGAGGTGCAGCCGATGGCGGGCGTCAAGATCAGCCGCATCACCTCGCTGGCGGACGACATTGCCCTGAACCTCGCGGTGGCCGATGTCCGTATGGAGGCCCCCATCCCCGGCAAGCCCGCCGTGGGCATCGAGGTGCCCAACCACAAGAAAACGCCGGTCTACATCCGCAGCGTCTTCGAGAGCCAGAGCTTCCTGCGGATGACCTCGCCGCTGGGCATCGCGCTGGGCAAGGACATCGCCGGTGTGGCGCAGGTGGCCGACCTGTGCAAGATGCCCCATCTGCTCATCGCGGGCAGCACTGGCAGCGGCAAATCGGTCTGTGTCAACAGCATCATCATGAGCCTGCTCTTCCGTTCCAGCCCCGAGGACGTCAAGCTCCTGCTCATCGACCCCAAGGTGGTCGAGCTGGCGGAGTATAACGGCATCCCCCACCTGCTGATGCCCGTCGTCACCGAGCCGCGCAAGGCGGCAGGCGCACTGGGCGGCGCGGTGCAGGAGATGGAGCGCCGCTACCACCTCTTTGCCGAGAACAATGTCCGCGACATCAAATCCTTCAACAAGCTGGCAGCCAACGACCCGAACCTCGAGAAGATGCCCTACATCGCCATCATCATCGACGAGCTGGCCGATCTGATGATGGTGGTCGGCAAGGATGTGGAGGACTCCATCTGCCGCATCGCCCAGAAGGCCCGAGCGGCCGGTATGCACCTCATCGTGGCGACTCAGCGCCCCAGCGTGGACGTCATCACCGGTCTCATCAAAGCCAACATCCCCAGCCGCATCGCCTTCGCCGTGTCCAGTCAGGTGGACAGCCGCACCATCCTCGACGGTGCCGGTGCCGAAAAGCTGCTGGGTATGGGTGATATGCTCTTTATGCCGGTGGGCGCACCCAAGCCCACCCGCATCCAAGGCACTTTTGTGCGGGATGAGGAGATCAGCCGGGTGCTGGACTTCATCAAGAAGAGCGCCACCGTCCAGTACGACGAGGCCATGATCGAGGCGATGGAAAAACACGCCATTCAGGACGGCAAGAAGGGCAGCGGCTCTGCCGACTCCGATGAGGAGGGCGGCAGCGACCCGATGCTCAAGCAGGCTGTGGAGGTGGTCATCGACGCCGGTCAGGCGTCTACGAGCCTTCTGCAGCGCCGCTGCAAGCTGGGCTACGCCCGCGCCGCCCGCATCATGGACGAAATGGAAGAAAAAGGCATCATCGGCCCTTATGAGGGCGCGAAGCCTCGCGCTGTCCTCATCAGCCGCCAGCAGTGGCTGGAGATGCAGATGAATCAGCCGGATGAATGACCGCTCAGTCAAAGCCTTCCAGTTTTGCCAGCTTCCCTGTTAGAAAAGCCGCTGGCGCGCCGGGCAGGTACTGTTTAACAAAAGAGATAAAGGATAACTATGGAACATTACACCGAATTTCTCCCCATCAGCCGGGCCGACATGGAGGCCCGGGGGTGGGAACAGCTGGACTTTGTGGTGGTGGGCGGCGACGCCTATGTGGACCACCCCAGTTTCGGCACCGCCATCATCAGCCGCCTGCTGGAAGCCGAGGGCTACAAGGTGGGCGTGCTGGCCCAGCCCCGCTACAGCGACTGCGAGGACTTCAAGCGGTTCGGCAAGCCGAAGTACGGTTTCTTCATCGGCGGCGGCAACGTAGACAGCATGGTCAGCCATTACTCGGTCGCCAAGATCCCCCGCGCCGAGGACGAGTACTCCCCCGGCGGCAAAGGCGGCGCACGGCCCGACCGCAGCGCCACCGTCTACACCAGACTTGCAAAGCAGGCTTACCCCGATCTGCCCGTCATTCTGGGCGGCCTCGAGGCCTCGCTGCGCCGATTCGCCCATTACGACTACTGGCTGGACACCGTCCTGCCCAGCATCGCCGAGGACTCAGGCGCGGACATCATCAGCTTCGGCATGGGCGAGCACCAGACCGTGGCGATCGCCCGCCGTCTGGCGGCAGGAGAGCCGGTGGAGAGCATCACCGACGTGGATGGTACCTGCTACATGACCGACTTCGACCACCTGCCCGAGCGGTATGTGGAGTGTGCCGGCTTCAAGAAGGTGGCCTCCGATAAGGTGGCCTACGCCAAGGCCTGCCGCATCCAGATGGACAATCAGGATGTCGTCAGCGGCAATATCATCGTCCAGAAGCAGAGCGAAAAGTACCTCGTCCAGAACATCCCCGCCAAGCCCCTCGTCCGCTGGGAGCTGGATAAGGTCTACGCCCTGCCCTACACCCGCCGCTACCACCCCATCTACGAGGCCATGGGCGGCGTGCCTGCCATCCGCGAGGTGCAGTTCTCCATCATCCAGAACCGCGGCTGCTTCGGCGGCTGCAACTTCTGCGCCATCCAGCTGCATCAGGGGCGGCGCGTCACCAGCCGCAGCGCCGACAGCATCGTGGCCGAGGCGGAGCGGATGACCCACGAGCCGGATTTCAAGGGCTACATCCATGACGTCGGCGGCCCGACGGCCAACTTCCGCTTCCCGTCCTGCCGGGAGCAGATGCTGCGCGGTATGTGCAGCGGCGGCAAGCACTGTCTTGCCCCCACCACCTGCTCTCACATGATCGTGGACCACAGCGACTATCTGAAGATCCTCCGCCGCGTCCGGGAGCTGCCCGGCGTCAAGAAGGTCTTTATCCGCAGCGGCATCCGCTTTGACTACCTGATGGCTGACCCCGACGACACCTTCTTCAAGGAGCTGGTGGAGTACCACGTTTCCGGACAGCTGAAGGTCGCGCCCGAGCACTGCGCCCCCAACACCCTCGCCTACATGGGCAAGCCCCCCATCGAGACCTTCAACAAGTTCAAGGATAAGTTCTACGAGCTGAGCAAGAAGGCAGGCAAAAAGCAGTACCTCGTGCCCTACCTCATGTCCAGCCACCCGGGCAGCACCCTCAAGGATGCCGTCTATCTGGCAGAGTACCTTTATAAGAACCATATGCGCCCCGAGCAGGTGCAGGACTTCTATCCCACCCCCGGCACGGTGAGCACCTGTATGTTCTACACCGGCCTCGACCCCTACACCCTCAAGCCTGTGTTCGTGGAAAAGACCGCCGAGGGCAAGGCCCTGCAGCGTGCCCTGCTCCAGTACTATGAGCCGCGCAACGCGGAAAAGGTCATCAAGGCGCTGAAGATGACCCACCGGGAGGACCTGATCCCCCTGCTGGTGCCCGCTGCGGGCCGCATCGCCGTCCAGCGCTCGGCCCGCAGGGCGGAGGCCGCAGACGTGACCATCCACGGGGACGGCACCTATACCGTCCGGCCCAGAGGCAAGGGCAGCAAAAACGCGAAGCCGCAGGGCAGCAGCCCGGCGGGCCGCGATCCGGCGGGCCGCCAGCCCAGCCCCAGTGCACGCTTTGCGCCCCACTCTGCTCCGGCGCACAAACCGAAAAGTAATCAACAGAAAGAGAACGCATCGTGGAAAACTTCAAAAAAGAAAAAGTGACCGCCCGAAAGCTCATGAGCCGGCTTGCGGCGCTGGCCCTTGCAGCGGCCCTTGTGCTGGGCCTTGTGGGCTGTGACACCTCCTCCGCTCTCCCCGGCGGCAGCGCCGACCTCATCCCGAACCCTGCCGCCTCCCAGACCGTCCCGGCCGACGGACAGGACGCCGCCTTCCAGATGCACTTCATCGATGTGGGGCAGGCCCTCAGCGTCTTGGTGGAGTGCGACGGACAGTTCATGCTCTATGACGGCGGCAATGTGGACGACGGCAGTCTGGTCGTCTCCTACTTGCAGAGTCAGGGGGTCGAGCAGCTGGAATACGTCTTCTGCTCCCACGCCCACGAGGACCATGTGGGAGGTCTGGCCGCTGCGCTGGCCTACTTCCCGGCCTACCACGTCTACAGCCCCGTGACGGAGGCCTCCACCAAGTGCTTCAAGGATTTTGTCAAGTACACCCAGCAGCAGAACCTCCAAGTCGAGGTGCCCACGGTGGGCACCCAGTGGGCGCTGGGCAGCGCCACCGTGACCATGCTTGGCCCGGTGGCCCAGTATGAGGAAACCAACGACACCTCCATCGTCCTGCGCATCGACTACGGCGCGACCAGCTTTCTGCTGACAGGCGATATGGAGGCCGACGCCGAGCGCGACCTTGTGGCCAGCGGCGCGAACCTCAAGGTGGACGTTTTGCAGGTGGGGCACCACGGTTCCAGCACCTCTACGAGCTATGTTTTCCTGAACGCCGTCCTGCCCAAAATGGGCATCATTTCCTGCGGGGTCAACAACAAATACGGCCACCCCCACGAGGAGACCCTGAGCATCCTGCGGGATGCTGGCGTGGACGTCTACCGCACCGACCTTCTGGGAACCATCACGGTGTCCAGCGACGGCCAGAACTACACGGTGGCCACCGAGCACTATGCCACCGACGCCGAGCTGAACCCCACCGACCCGGCGGCGTCCAGCACCGCCCAGCAGGCCTACATCGGCAACGTGAACAGCAAAAAGTTCCACCTGCCCAGCTGCCCGAATCTCCCGGCGGAGAAGAATCAGATCCTCTTCTCCAGCTACGACGAGGCTGTGGCCGCAGGCTACAGCCCCTGCGCTACCTGCATCAAATAAGATGACCGCTCAGTAAAAAAAGGCCAGAGTTATTTTCGCTTGAAGGTGTCATCAGCGAAAGATTCTATCGAACTATCCGCTTTTTCCATTCCTGTCGCAATTTTTTCAACGCTTCAAACGTATCTAAATTAAAGTGGCATATCATCTCCCTTTTCACACATCCTTGCCGTTTTCAGACAGGAGGTTGCTTTTATGAAAGTATCTGCCGACTATCGTATGCTCGCTCTCGATGCCCTGCGCGGAAAATGGAAAACTGCTGTTCTGACAGGCATTGCCGCCAGTGCGCTCGGTGCTACCATTTCGAGCAGTTCCAACAGCATCGCATCCAATTCCAAGCAGGGAACGGACATCCATTTTGAACTGTTCTCCCAGCCCAACGGCGGTCGGCTGCTTGCCGTTCTGCTTGCCGGCATTGGCCTGTGGGCGATCCTCCAACTGATCGTGGGCGGTGCAGTTCAGCTGGGATATGCTCGTTTTAATCTGAACCTTGTGGATGGAAAGGATGCGGCCTTCTCGGATCTGTTCTCGCAGAAAGACCGTCTGTGGGATGGCTTCTGCATGAAGATCCTGCAGGGACTGTACATCGTCCTCTGGTCGCTGCTGTTGGTGATTCCGGGAATCGTGAAAATATACAGCTATGCGATGACACCTTACATCATGGCCGAGCATCCTTCGCTGACCGCAAATGAAGCAATCACAGAATCCCGGCGGATCATGGGCGGCAACAAATGGCGGCTGTTTTGTCTGGATCTCAGCTTCATTGGCTGGGAGCTGCTCTGTGCGCTGCCGCTGTATGCCGGCTATTTCCTATTTCTAAACAATTTCTCCGGTTCGGAAGCGATGGCGATTTCCATTGTTCTTCTGCTGGCAATCCCATTGAGCATTGGTTTTTTCTTCGTGCGCCCCTATGAGGAAGCTGCATGGGCCACGTTCTACCGCGATATTACCGCAGCACCTACCGAACCGGATGAAACATATTGATTTTTAGAACACCAATTTATGCTGAGAAAGCAAGAAAAAGGGGCTGTTGCACCGGGTTTTATCCTTGTGCAACAGCCCCTTTTTGTGCGTCGTTTCAGCAGTGATACAAAACTCCCCGCCGGGAGCACGCGGGATGCTTCCGGCGGGGAGGAGTTAGGAGGAGGCTGAAAAAATTATTTGTTGGCGAAATCGGAGATGCGCTCCACGATGCGGATCAGATCTTCCAGCGTGGTCTTTTCCTTGGGCAGGTAGCTGTTGCCGGTCTTGGCGGTGACAAAGCCGAAGTAGGCGCTGGCACCCACGTTGTCCTCGTACACGGATTCGATCTGGCTGGCGTCGTCGAACTTCGGCTGAGTGCCCAGCGTCTCGTTGTAAGGCACGCCGCAGGACAGCAGAGCGATGTGGCCCATCTCGTCGCGGTCGATGGTGGAATCGGGCAGGAAAGCGGTGCGCTTTGCACCTTCAGAGTTGGTGACACCGGCGTTGTACAGAGTGCCCTGTGCGATGGCGCTGGTGGGGTCTTTCAGCTCGATCATGCCGGCCTCGACCACAGCGGCGATGACGCCGTAATCCGGGTCGCTTGCGGGAATGTCGGAGATCGTGACCGGTGCAGACGGGGCGGTCAGATTCCACAGCTTGCCCAGCATCTTGGCGCATTCGCGCTTGGTGATGGGGCGGTTCAGGTCGAGTGCGTCGTTCTCGTCGATGTAACCCTTGGAGGCAGCGCGCAGCAGCTCGGCATCATTGGTGGTGCCGGCGATCTCGGCGCTCCGCAGAACCTTGTAGGGGATGCTGGCGTCCTGATTGCCGCTCCGGTCGGTGGAGACGAACTTGATGTACTTTCCGGCCAGATAAGAGGGAACCGCATAGCTGCGGCGGATGCGGAAGAAATGGTAATCGCCGTCGGCGCTGTCCGAGATCAGCCACTTGCTGCTCAGGTCGGTATCTTCGCCGCCCAGCAGGGTGGAGCTGCCCTCAATGCGCTGGCCCGGGACAGGAACGCCGAGGATCTTGGTCTCCACGGGACGGGGGTAGGTCTTGCCGTTGATGGTCACGTTCTCCATGACGGGATCTTCCCAGTTCAGAGCGCGGATGTCGGTGCCGACGTTGGAGATATTCACATTGCGGAACACCAGACCAGTGATGGGAACTTCCTCAAAAGCCTCCATGAAGATGCCGTACTCGCCGCCGCTGCTGGTCAGGTTCTCGATGGTGATGTTCTTGAACTGAGGCAGATAATTACCATCACGGCCCACATCGTACAGCATGGTGGCGTGGACGACGGCGTTGCCGACGGATTTGACCTTGGAGTTGCGCAGATAGATGTTCTCCACAGCGCCGCCGCGCTCTGCGTTGGTCTTGAAGCGCAGGGCGTAGTTCAGAGTGGGGCTGTCGAAGGTGTTGTTGTCTGCGAACAGGTTCTTGATGCCGCCGCTCATCTCGCTGCCGCAGGCGATGCCGCCGTGGCCGTCTGCGAAGGTGTTGTTGCGGATGATGAGGTTCTGGGTGGGATGACCGGCTTCGCCCAGCTCACGGCCATCGCGGTTGCGGCCGGCCTTGACGGCGATGCAGTCGTCACCGGTGTTGAAGAAGCAGTTCTCGATCAGGACGTAGTTGCAGTTTTCGGGGTCACAGCCGTCGTTGTT is a genomic window containing:
- a CDS encoding ClpP family protease — protein: MAQEEKNIPVEQQRLEKEQIEDMGSVYRTRGAHAIHCLTVIGQVEGHVEAPQGQKTTKYEHVIPQLVAVQEDPAIEGLLVLLNTVGGDVEAGLALAELIASISKPSAAVVLGGGHSIGIPLAVSAQRSFIVPTATMTVHPVRHSGMILGVPQTMRWFEQMQERITGFVAAHSGISEKRYTELMMRTGELVMDVGTVLDGRKAVREKLIDELGGLSDALAWLYREIEGK
- a CDS encoding DNA translocase FtsK codes for the protein MAKRKRRTSARGSASRRKKRSQDRMPAGLVTLFAGLVLMALAFVPGSSAWRTMHDVLFGLFGCGSFVVGAALCYLAILYTRGEDLLPHIAKLMLGLIFASGTVIVFSDIPTDQTAAQMTAACYQNGMSAWLSGGALGAVLGGTLLLLCGRPAANLVMAALAACASLYIFDITPAECWQWLCNVGGSVHEKGLAVHEQNAARRAERLAARAAEEAEAEEYDGYDDDFPEDEEDYSEEEPEAPAFHIQPPGWLAGVFHWGHQMMQGGGPAAPAPAEPAPAEPAPSQPEPVPVQVEKPRPRAPFDIDLGPDHTTVTEGGSEPIEPIILGPGGTFGMDPLHRAPIRATVTPIVPDAVDTAAEDFFAAQPEPPAAPTVTPAAPVEETETPEPPLSFGIPLYEPTPAPEAAPQPVSAENAAAFRSEPDEDGWISITSEPVEEKDLNTLVAAAMEKPAVSEEQAAKAPAEEAETEESFQYQYPSIELFERAPDEGDPGAEDELKANAQKLVDTLESFGVRTRVLDISRGPSVTRYEVQPMAGVKISRITSLADDIALNLAVADVRMEAPIPGKPAVGIEVPNHKKTPVYIRSVFESQSFLRMTSPLGIALGKDIAGVAQVADLCKMPHLLIAGSTGSGKSVCVNSIIMSLLFRSSPEDVKLLLIDPKVVELAEYNGIPHLLMPVVTEPRKAAGALGGAVQEMERRYHLFAENNVRDIKSFNKLAANDPNLEKMPYIAIIIDELADLMMVVGKDVEDSICRIAQKARAAGMHLIVATQRPSVDVITGLIKANIPSRIAFAVSSQVDSRTILDGAGAEKLLGMGDMLFMPVGAPKPTRIQGTFVRDEEISRVLDFIKKSATVQYDEAMIEAMEKHAIQDGKKGSGSADSDEEGGSDPMLKQAVEVVIDAGQASTSLLQRRCKLGYARAARIMDEMEEKGIIGPYEGAKPRAVLISRQQWLEMQMNQPDE
- a CDS encoding YgiQ family radical SAM protein, producing the protein MEHYTEFLPISRADMEARGWEQLDFVVVGGDAYVDHPSFGTAIISRLLEAEGYKVGVLAQPRYSDCEDFKRFGKPKYGFFIGGGNVDSMVSHYSVAKIPRAEDEYSPGGKGGARPDRSATVYTRLAKQAYPDLPVILGGLEASLRRFAHYDYWLDTVLPSIAEDSGADIISFGMGEHQTVAIARRLAAGEPVESITDVDGTCYMTDFDHLPERYVECAGFKKVASDKVAYAKACRIQMDNQDVVSGNIIVQKQSEKYLVQNIPAKPLVRWELDKVYALPYTRRYHPIYEAMGGVPAIREVQFSIIQNRGCFGGCNFCAIQLHQGRRVTSRSADSIVAEAERMTHEPDFKGYIHDVGGPTANFRFPSCREQMLRGMCSGGKHCLAPTTCSHMIVDHSDYLKILRRVRELPGVKKVFIRSGIRFDYLMADPDDTFFKELVEYHVSGQLKVAPEHCAPNTLAYMGKPPIETFNKFKDKFYELSKKAGKKQYLVPYLMSSHPGSTLKDAVYLAEYLYKNHMRPEQVQDFYPTPGTVSTCMFYTGLDPYTLKPVFVEKTAEGKALQRALLQYYEPRNAEKVIKALKMTHREDLIPLLVPAAGRIAVQRSARRAEAADVTIHGDGTYTVRPRGKGSKNAKPQGSSPAGRDPAGRQPSPSARFAPHSAPAHKPKSNQQKENASWKTSKKKK
- a CDS encoding MBL fold metallo-hydrolase → MENFKKEKVTARKLMSRLAALALAAALVLGLVGCDTSSALPGGSADLIPNPAASQTVPADGQDAAFQMHFIDVGQALSVLVECDGQFMLYDGGNVDDGSLVVSYLQSQGVEQLEYVFCSHAHEDHVGGLAAALAYFPAYHVYSPVTEASTKCFKDFVKYTQQQNLQVEVPTVGTQWALGSATVTMLGPVAQYEETNDTSIVLRIDYGATSFLLTGDMEADAERDLVASGANLKVDVLQVGHHGSSTSTSYVFLNAVLPKMGIISCGVNNKYGHPHEETLSILRDAGVDVYRTDLLGTITVSSDGQNYTVATEHYATDAELNPTDPAASSTAQQAYIGNVNSKKFHLPSCPNLPAEKNQILFSSYDEAVAAGYSPCATCIK
- a CDS encoding DUF975 family protein; the encoded protein is MKVSADYRMLALDALRGKWKTAVLTGIAASALGATISSSSNSIASNSKQGTDIHFELFSQPNGGRLLAVLLAGIGLWAILQLIVGGAVQLGYARFNLNLVDGKDAAFSDLFSQKDRLWDGFCMKILQGLYIVLWSLLLVIPGIVKIYSYAMTPYIMAEHPSLTANEAITESRRIMGGNKWRLFCLDLSFIGWELLCALPLYAGYFLFLNNFSGSEAMAISIVLLLAIPLSIGFFFVRPYEEAAWATFYRDITAAPTEPDETY
- a CDS encoding glycosyl hydrolase family 28 protein, with the protein product MKKITRRQFLTSAGATSAALLLSSLPHAAAADENCLRKVTPAATNSNDLSWDMAEEILTHISDPVFPAYTVNVLDYGAVPNDGKLDTAAIQRAIDETSAHGGGTVVIPSGVYDVGAITLKSNVNLHLESKDTILRFTRDITPANYPLVFAHYEGSKLYNWSPLIYAYQQENIALTGKGTLDGQADKNNWWNWSRTVNPDGTITKPGNNDVKLLRKMTDNGTPAEERIFGEGHYLRPNFYQPIECTNVLIEGVTIANSPMWELNPVLCTNFTARGVTIDTHGYNNDGCDPENCNYVLIENCFFNTGDDCIAVKAGRNRDGRELGEAGHPTQNLIIRNNTFADGHGGIACGSEMSGGIKNLFADNNTFDSPTLNYALRFKTNAERGGAVENIYLRNSKVKSVGNAVVHATMLYDVGRDGNYLPQFKNITIENLTSSGGEYGIFMEAFEEVPITGLVFRNVNISNVGTDIRALNWEDPVMENVTINGKTYPRPVETKILGVPVPGQRIEGSSTLLGGEDTDLSSKWLISDSADGDYHFFRIRRSYAVPSYLAGKYIKFVSTDRSGNQDASIPYKVLRSAEIAGTTNDAELLRAASKGYIDENDALDLNRPITKRECAKMLGKLWNLTAPSAPVTISDIPASDPDYGVIAAVVEAGMIELKDPTSAIAQGTLYNAGVTNSEGAKRTAFLPDSTIDRDEMGHIALLSCGVPYNETLGTQPKFDDASQIESVYEDNVGASAYFGFVTAKTGNSYLPKEKTTLEDLIRIVERISDFANK